Part of the Scomber japonicus isolate fScoJap1 chromosome 6, fScoJap1.pri, whole genome shotgun sequence genome, TTTGTGCAGCTGACTGTTGATGGTAAGATGttctacctgtgtgtgtttgtatgggaGCTGGTGCTGTAGGCCGATGCTGGGTCAGGGTCAGTGTTAAACGATGACTCCTGATAACTGAACATATCTAACAGtgtggttgtcatggtgaccCACAGTGTATAGTTGAGGTATCTGTTTCCAATAGTGAGTAGACAGTGGATCAGAAATACGTTTGAAATGTCCTCATATACATTTGTAAAAGACAACTGTTGGCTGTTTAGAAGCAATCACATCTGTCACAAAGCAGTGTGACCAGCGTCTCCGTGGAGATGAGGTCAGTCTGCTGCTGGAGGCGTTGTTGGGACAAAGCAGTGTGACCAGTGTCTCCGTGGAGATGAGGTCAGTCTGCTGTGTGGAGGCGTTGTTGGGTTGAAGTGTtgaaaagaagcagcagcagagtttaATCTCAGTCAGGAGGGAGTCACACTGACTGCAGCAGGAAGGATGAGTTCTTATACACACTTTAAATAAGGACATGTtatttacctgtgtgtgtggtgtgaatACTGTTAGCTGCATGTACATCCAAGTTTGactaaaacagaacagaacagtgttatatgaggatgatgatgatgaagatgatgatgatgaactcCACTCAGGTTTCTTATTTCACACTGACTGCTTACTTTGACACTGGACTTTTAACATATCTGTATTTCCTCATCATTTTATCTTTATACATGTTGATAGTTATTTCCAATGTGTTTCTCATTGTGGTTATCTGTATGAACAGAAGCTTACATGAACCTATGTACCTTTTCCTGTGCAGCCTGTTTGTAAATGAACTGTATGGTAGTACAGGGTTGTTTCCATTCCTTCTGCTTCAGATCCTCTCTGACATTCACACTGTTTCTGCTCCTTTTTGCTACCTGCAAAATTTTGTTTTATACTCTTATGGAGGTGTAGAGTTTCTAAACTTAGCCATCATGTCTTATGATAGATATCTGGCTATCTGTTGTCCTCTGCAGTATAACACACGGATGACATTTAACAAGATTGCCATGCTGATTGCTGTAACGTGGTTAATCcctttgttactgtgtgttgtgatgacatcattgacTAACTCCTTACAGCTGTGTGGGAACATTATTAACAAAGTGTACTGTGATAACTACTCTATAGTCAAACTGGCCTGTTTCGACATCACAATCAATAACATCTACGGGCTCTTTATTACTTCGCTCACAATCCTTGGCCCTCTAATTCTGATTGTTTTCACTTACATGAAgattttaaagatttgtttCTCTGGTTGTAAACAGAGCCGACAGAAAGCAGTGAGCACGTGCACGCCTCACCTCGCCTCGCTGCTCAACTTCTCATGTGGAGCTAGTTTTGAAGTAGTGCAAAGCAGGTTTAATATGAACAAAATCCCAAATATTCTGcgtatttttttatcattatactGGCTCACATGTCAGCCGCTTTTCAACCCTTTACTGTACGGCCTGAATATGTCAAAAATCCGTATGGTATGTAAAAGTTTTGTCTTTGCTAATATGTAGAACAATAATGTAAAAACCAAGCAGACTGCAGTGATTCCAGCATGTTAATTCATACATGTGAGGTTTAAAGTCTGACACTCAGAGTTTATTTTTTCACAACAGTTTCAAATGAaagcacattttctcatttcataAAAGATGTACAGAAGTTATAATAATGCAAgagatgttttttattaaacagcAAATAAATCATATACATGGAAAACAGTGATATCTGCTGAACCCAGATAATTATAAGAATATCAACACTGTCTGTAAAATGTGTATTGAAgctattgttttaaaataaagaattaaaaataagaatacaGTTTGGTTTGAATCATTCTTTGAAATGTTCAATGAAAGAGAATtatctaaaataaaatgaatatttatgttGTTTAAACTTACTGAAACTAAATGGATCAAATGATAGAAAtctagatttagatttttggaCAGATAAAGTTTAGTTCAAATGTACACAACAAATGATAAATGGGCTTATTTAAAAcctaaaaatgttataaaatacacaatattacagaaaataatatgacTACATAGAACAAACCAAataattacaatatatataatatataagtaaatgtgaaatgttcctttaaacgtcttttattactttttaaagatGATGAGTTTTTTGTCACgtgtgaaggagaggagagagaagctcGTGGTGACAGCTGAGGGATTAGATGTTGTGTAAATGAAGATTGATTTGAACATGATGTGACAGCGCTGTGGTGAAAGTCTGGTTCAGTTCAGGGATGATGGGAAGGGAAGATGATGGTTTGGGttaaccccttacatactgttcacacacatttaacaacttgtaaaaacactgcaaatgtcttttattctgaaatttgatgatttttcctAACGTGGCCCAAAAAgcactaaaatataaatattttaaatgttctagGTTAgagtctgggttagggttgaggctgttctgggtcagatgatCTCCGTATCCATGTCCATGTGTTGTAGTGAAATGAATAggtaatagttttaataagatagtagttatgaggatgaagactgatggctctaatggttctacaataaaccccacacttccacaaagtTCTGCTCAGTttacctttaaatacatttccatcattattatatgttatattttcatgtctctctgctctctgaaacatgaatcaaggtttaatcacatttattgatcagtcagattattgattattgatgctttaaacacatctgtgcttcaacgtTTGGTATAAACcctttttatgaggagaacaaactgtgaggagagaatatgaacagtatgagaggagagaatatgaacagtatgagaggagagaatatgaacagtatgagaggagagaatatgaacagtatgagagaatatgaacagtatgagagaatatgaacagatgtgtttaaagggttaaaaacctttttttcccattgAAAAACCACTGAGGAGGAACCCTGATTTATTATGGTGtcgagaaacaacaacaacaacaacaacaacaacatgcgGAACAATATTaggtcaaataaaatcaaaaaaaagaaaagaaaaagaaaatattaaataaaaaaataaaataaaataaaataataaataaataagtatacGGTGAAGTTAAAAACAATTGCAATCAATGAAAACAAGGACTAACATAAAGCTTTTTGGTGGTAAAACATCTCATTTTAAGGCTTTTTGCAGACTGTTCCATGTTTCTCCTGTTTCAGTTGTGACTAATAGAGTGAAGAGCAGCAACCTACTCTGTCATCGAGTACCAGTATCATCAAGTTCAGGGTTAAAagcagtggtgtgcacagagagacactaggtggcgctatagCACCTCTGGACCAAGCAAGCTCCGTTtgagagttttatttttttctgcatgtGGCCCATGTTGACATGATCATCTATAAGTCCTTGATGATTAAAAGCGCGTGATAATAATGCCCCAATAtgccaccccccacccacccccccccccctcccacgcTAGCCCAAATCAATCATAGATATGACGTGATGACCACACAACTAATGTCGGTAGAGTTTGCCAGCATGTGATTCTATCAGTATACGTAAGctgaatatttatttacattaggCTACATAATTAACACTTGCAGTAATTTATTTGCTaaatgacaaacagaaaaagtcTTCTGCCTTATTGTAATGTCACCAAGCAGTCTTATTCATacttttggtctttttatttACTAATTGCAGCACAATGCCTAGAAGGAGAGGGTaagaaaggaaacagaaaggGAGCTACAGCAGGGAAGcagctctctgctctgctggatAAAAGCATCCACCAGCagcaaagaggaagaggaagaggaagatgaaaggtCAGAGTCATGTTAACTGTTTAGGGCCTTTTAAAGCTCAGATTTTAAAGTTGAACTGTTCATCTAATTCTATTGAAATGTCTCAAAAGCTgtccacattttattttaactacACAAAGTGATTTGGTGGTACTAAATCAGGCATGAagctatccatccatccatcttcttccgcttatccggggtcaggtcgcgggggcagcagcctaagcagggaagcccagacttccctctccccagccacttcgtccagctcttccagggggaccccgaggcgttcccaggccagccgagagacgtagtctctccagcgtgtcctgggtcttcctcggggtctcctaccggtgggatgtgccctgaacacctcaccagggaggcgtccgggaggcatcctaattagatgcccgaaccacctcatctggctcctcttgacgcggaggagcagcgggtctactccgagctccctccggataactgagcttctcaccctatctctaagggacttgaggcagaatctcatccccgacccgaagagtgcactccaccattttccggttgaggaccatggcctcggatttggaggtgccgattctcatcccggccgcttcacactcggctgcgaaccgatccagtgagagttggaggtcacggtcttatgaagccaacaggaccacatcatctgcaaaaagcagtgacccaatcctgaggtcaccaaaccggaccccctccacaccctggctgcgcctagaaatcctgtccataaagattatgaacaggatcggtgacaaagggcagccctggcggagtccaactctcactggaaacaagtctgacttattgccggcaatgcggaccaggctctgacaccggtcatacagggaacggacggcccttatcagggagtccaataccccatactcccggagaacccccacAGGACTTctcgagggacacggtcgaatgccttctccaagtctacaaaacatgtggactggttgggcaaactcccatgcaccctcaaggatcctgcagagggtataGGGCTGGTCCACATTTCCAcagcctggacgaaaaccacactgctcctcctgaatccgaggttcgactatccgatggaccctcctctccagcacccccgaatagaccttaccagggaggctgaggagtgtgatcccattatagttggaacacaccctccggtcccccagAACCTCTTCGAAGCCATCTGGAAGTCattctccatggcctcaccaaactcctcccatgtccgagtttttgcctcagcgaccgccgcAGCTGCACTCCGCTTGGCCTGCTGGTACCTGCCGGTACCTggctgctgcctccggagtcccacaggccaaaaaggtcctataggactccttcttcggCTTGACAGTATCCCCCACcaccggtgtccaccagcgggttcggggattgctgCCACagcaggcaccgaccaccttgcggccacagctctggTCGGCCgccttgacaatggaggcacAGAACATGGCCCACTCTGACTCAATGTCCCCCACCTCCCCCGGTACacggtcgaagctctcccggaggagggagttgaaactctctctgacaggagactctgccagacctTCACAGCAGACCCTCAGAATACGTTTACATTCAGTGTACCAATGAAGAATAACTGACGTATGCGCCAAGGACCATGAACATGCTCTGTGTTTGTAGATTTGATACTTTCAAGCTAATCACACACCATAAAGCTGTGGTAAATTATGTAaactatatttaattttttcatcATATCACATTGCACATGAATGCCAATTTCTTGTCAAAATTGAGCTCTCTTAAATATTCATGACCATTTGAAAGTGTAATTATGTCAACCGGTGTTTCCTGTGATGATGaggtcagtctgctgctgtgggCGTCTTCTGTCTGAAAGTTTAAAGGAATCAGAAGCAGAGTTTCAGCTCAGTGAGGAGCCACTCACAGTCTGAATGTTTGGATTCACACCAGGTCATGATCTCTGCTGTGTAATGTCTTATCCAGGTATTACACACTTTACAGAGAGTAATGGTGGTGACAGAATACTATCTGTATGTATTTAATGCTTTAGCTGCTTTGTCCTAAACGAGCGTAGGCTTAAAGTAAATTACATGCAACACGTCATCATTATACTGAGAAATGTTATGATTGTTTTTTATAAGTCAGAAGGATCATGATCAACTCTACTCaggtttcatatttcatactgACTGCGTACCTTGACTCTGGACctttgaaatatttgtattttatgatCATTTTATCTTTATACATGCTGATAGTTATTTCCAATGTGTTTCTCATTGTGGTTATCTGTATGAACAGAAGCTTACATGAACCTATGTACCTTTTCCTGTGCAGCCTGTTTGTAAATGAACTGTATGGTAGTACAGGGTTGTTTCCATTCCTTCTGCTTCAGATCCTCTCTGACATTCACACTGTTTCTAAAGCTTTTTGTTTCCTGCAGATCTTCTGTTTGTACTCTTATGTTAATGTCGAATTTTTCAACTTAGCCATCATGTCTTATGACAGATATCTTGCTATCTGTTTTCCTCTGCAATATAACACACGTATGTCACCTCATAAGACAAGAATACTTATTGCTGTAACATGGCTGTTCTCTTTTCTTGCAATTATTGCTTTGCTGTCTTTAAGTGCTCCTTTACAGTTTTGTGGAAACATTATTAACAGACTTTACTGTGGAAACTACCCCATTGTTAAACTGGCATGCTTCGACACCAGAGTCAATAACATCTATGGACTAATTTATACTGTTATTTCAATTTGTATTCCTCTGATTTTAATTCTTTACACGTACTTAAAGATTCttagagtttgtttttctggtAGTAAACAGACCAGACAGAAAGCTGTCAGTACCTGCACACCTCACCTTGTTTCCCTGCTCAACTTCTCTTTTGGATGTTGTTTTCAAATATTACAGAGCAGGTTCGATGTGAGCACAGTACCAAATGTTCTGCgagtatttatttctttatattttggaATACTGCAACCACTTTTGATTCCCATCATGTATGGGATGCAAATGTCAAAACTAAGAAATATATTCAAACAAGTCTTCCATTGAAACATGTTATCAGATATgtttataattttattatttttacactttctAACATGCCAGCCACTCTTCACTCCTCTACTGTATGAGCTGAACATGTCTCAAATCCCTCTGATatgtaaatgtctgttttgtgATGAAGTTTAGATGAGCCAACAgattaaaaagtaaaagcaaTAACAAAATGTCTCCTGTGACTCCATCAGTGTCCACAGTCATGATGTCTCTAGTTTAGTGAGTATCTGGAAAGTTATCAGTTATCAGCCTCCCTTTGTAATATATCACACATATGACATCTAACAAAATAATCATACTTTAAACATCATTACTgccttttttattgatttttgacAAATCTTTGTCTCTAGTGTAGAAAATTAGGTTATTAAACATGTAGGTCTGCCAGTTGGTGACAAGTGATCttgttatgtttttatattttattaagtgCATTTACTAGGATTTAATTTGTGGTATCTGTTCTGCCTGATGTCCTGTGGCTTCCTGTGACATTCAAACAGATATTTTActtaggttaaaggttaaaagcCAGGTATAGTTAAAGGGCCAGATGCTGTTTTTTCCTGACTGACCAATTGTTCAGAAACTACATATAGTGTTGTTAAAACTGGAGTAGGAAGAGAGACTCAGATCAGCATCAGGGACTCTCTCaagattggatgtttgacaCTGTTCTCTTCGGTAATAAAGTGAGACGTATCAGCGgtggtttccttctttttcacacacaacacatcaaGAGATAACCATTTTATACTAcaaattgatttattattaactGATTCTTGATCTATGGTGAATTTTGAGAACAAAATTTTAGGGTTACGGTAGTTTTTTCACATCACTTATTAGTTTATGACCAACATTTGTAAGTCTCTgtttgaaattatgttttgaCTTATCGCCTTCCTACAGTGAGTATTCGGCTATATTAGGTGACACCATATATCTACGCTCAGGCTAAACTACTATGGCTCCACTGACTTGAAAGGCAGTATCTTAATGGCATGACTTGTTCCCATACGGTTGAGTAATGTGAAACCCTGATAGTTGGAGCATACCTTCCAGTCCTTTTATAGCAATGTGTGTGCAGTCGATAGCTCCGATTACACTAGGAAAACCGACTCACTGCAAATTGCACTTTAATGTTGACCTGTTCAGCTGCATTGTATGGGAATTTGATATACCTGGCTGATATGCGGATAATTCCGCCATGTTTTTGTGCGTACGCACCCTTTGTAGATGAGGCCTCAGGTGATGACTTGAATCAGTTAGCAGGGGAGGCTGCTGGACAGAACTGGGAAACCTAAACGAGTATTGAGGGTGAACTGGGAATGACTTCCAGAGGCCCACATCCACAAGATCTTCAACTCCCGTCACCAGAGGAATTCATCCTTCTTCCTGTGTGAGGACATGAAAACTGAGTGGACCATGTTCAGGACCTCAATTGTGGAAATGGCTGCCAGTAGTTGTGGCTTAAAGGTTATCGTTACCTGTCAGGACTGCAAACCGAGAACCCACTGGTGTCGAGCTGAAGGAGGAGGCCCCATCTGGCTCAAGGGTCTTCTGAAGCAGCAGAAGGGTTCTGACGGGCCAAAAAGGCAGCAACTCGAGTGGTTACTGAAACAAAAACCTGGGGGTGGGAGGATTTAGGACTTTTGCCTGGCCTCAAAGAATTTCTGGCAAACTGTCAGGTGATTCAGGAAGTGAAGGCAGAGCTAAGCACAGGTTCTTCTCAGAAAGTGAGGAGAACTGCTGACCTCAACTGACAATATTGTTGGGTGGTGGAAGGAACATTTTCAGGATCTCCTAAACCTGATCGACATGCTCtctatggaggaggaagagctggaggaCTTGGGGTAAGCCTCATCCATATACCTAGATTCATCCTGAGATGCTAAAGGCTCTGGGCGTTGTTGGGCTGTCATGGCTGACAATATTCTTCAATGTCTCATGGAGGTCAGGGATAGTACCCATTGATTCCTGTTTGGTTCCTGTTTGTCAAAAAGGGGACCAGAGGGTGTGCTCTAACTATCAGGGGTCACACTACTCAGCCCCGTGGGAAAAGCTAATGCCAGAGGGCTGGAAAGGAGGCTCTGGATGATTGTTGAACCCCTGATTCAGGAGGAGAGATGTGGATTCTGTCCTGGctgtggaacagtggaccagctcttcaCCCTGAAGGGATACTGGAGGGGTCATGGGAGTTCAcacatccagtctacatgtgctttgtggACTTGGGGAGGGCTTATGCCTGTGTCCCTCAGGGGACCTTGTGAGAGGTGTTGTGGGAGTTTGGGGTACCGGGTTCTCTGCTGCGAGCCattgggtccctataca contains:
- the LOC128360067 gene encoding olfactory receptor 49-like codes for the protein MRMMMMKMMMMNSTQVSYFTLTAYFDTGLLTYLYFLIILSLYMLIVISNVFLIVVICMNRSLHEPMYLFLCSLFVNELYGSTGLFPFLLLQILSDIHTVSAPFCYLQNFVLYSYGGVEFLNLAIMSYDRYLAICCPLQYNTRMTFNKIAMLIAVTWLIPLLLCVVMTSLTNSLQLCGNIINKVYCDNYSIVKLACFDITINNIYGLFITSLTILGPLILIVFTYMKILKICFSGCKQSRQKAVSTCTPHLASLLNFSCGASFEVVQSRFNMNKIPNILRIFLSLYWLTCQPLFNPLLYGLNMSKIRMVCKSFVFANM
- the LOC128360068 gene encoding olfactory receptor 11A1-like — protein: MINSTQVSYFILTAYLDSGPLKYLYFMIILSLYMLIVISNVFLIVVICMNRSLHEPMYLFLCSLFVNELYGSTGLFPFLLLQILSDIHTVSKAFCFLQIFCLYSYVNVEFFNLAIMSYDRYLAICFPLQYNTRMSPHKTRILIAVTWLFSFLAIIALLSLSAPLQFCGNIINRLYCGNYPIVKLACFDTRVNNIYGLIYTVISICIPLILILYTYLKILRVCFSGSKQTRQKAVSTCTPHLVSLLNFSFGCCFQILQSRFDVSTVPNVLRVFISLYFLTCQPLFTPLLYELNMSQIPLICKCLFYEASEAHIHKIFNSRHQRNSSFFLCEDMKTEWTMFRTSIVEMAASSCGLKVIVTCQDCKPRTHWCRAEGGGPIWLKGLLKQQKGSDGPKRQQLEWLLKQKPGGGRI